In Planctomycetota bacterium, a single window of DNA contains:
- a CDS encoding ATP-binding protein has protein sequence MLTVFRLAHFKSYEHAELPLGPITLLIGANASGKSNAIEALRLLSWLAQGQKLSSIQYTINAGDRILRGRVGDLCRQPSHRFTLGCQTDDSTWQTLALTIEERDGELHIVEESISDPSETLPLYQLDQPSEGVGTDAGVAYNNFQRGRNKPHTTVSDQMAVFVQLEGSARFDEKHERSQSVIPEVAKRYQTLLQDILFLDPAPSRMRQYAFQTDTRLKGDGTNLSSVLYKLWGPRDAATVNPVQQAHREEILRFIRSLPEQDILGLSFITTPRNEVLLAATESFGGKEQQFDASLLSDGTLRVLAIASAMLSAPEGSLVVIEEIDNGVHPSRARDLLERIRAVAQSRNLRVLLSTHNPALADALPDAALCDVVFCYRDPHTGASRLKKLGELEDVSDLLVKGPLGHLMTSGAIERFVKQPVDREAKRRQGQEWIERMRSIGGAAS, from the coding sequence ATGCTCACCGTCTTTCGGCTCGCACACTTCAAGAGCTATGAGCACGCTGAGCTCCCTTTGGGGCCGATCACGCTCCTGATCGGTGCCAATGCGTCGGGCAAGAGCAACGCGATTGAGGCGCTGCGGCTGCTGTCTTGGCTTGCCCAAGGGCAGAAGTTGTCTTCGATCCAATACACCATCAATGCCGGCGACCGCATCCTGCGGGGAAGGGTCGGCGACCTGTGCCGCCAACCAAGCCACCGGTTCACGCTCGGCTGCCAGACCGATGACAGCACATGGCAAACGCTCGCGCTTACGATCGAAGAACGTGACGGCGAGCTGCATATCGTCGAGGAATCGATCAGCGATCCTTCAGAGACGCTTCCTCTCTACCAGCTCGACCAGCCGAGTGAAGGCGTCGGAACCGATGCGGGCGTGGCGTACAACAACTTCCAACGCGGAAGAAACAAACCGCATACAACCGTCAGTGACCAAATGGCGGTGTTCGTCCAACTCGAGGGGTCGGCCCGGTTCGACGAAAAACACGAACGCTCCCAGTCCGTGATTCCCGAGGTCGCCAAGCGCTACCAGACGTTGTTGCAAGACATCCTGTTCCTCGACCCTGCACCATCGCGCATGAGGCAGTATGCTTTTCAGACTGATACACGACTCAAAGGCGATGGCACGAACCTGTCGAGTGTGCTGTACAAGCTTTGGGGGCCACGCGATGCGGCGACCGTCAATCCAGTGCAACAGGCTCATCGCGAGGAAATCCTCCGATTCATCCGCAGCCTCCCCGAGCAGGACATCCTCGGGCTGAGCTTTATCACCACCCCACGCAATGAGGTGTTGCTGGCAGCAACGGAATCATTCGGAGGCAAAGAGCAGCAATTCGACGCGAGCCTCCTTTCTGACGGCACACTCCGCGTGCTGGCGATCGCATCCGCGATGCTCTCGGCACCGGAAGGCAGTCTTGTCGTGATCGAGGAGATCGATAACGGCGTTCATCCGAGCCGTGCCCGGGATTTGCTCGAGCGTATCCGGGCTGTCGCTCAGTCCCGGAACCTCCGCGTCTTGCTCTCGACCCATAATCCGGCACTGGCCGACGCACTGCCCGATGCAGCACTGTGCGATGTTGTGTTTTGTTATCGCGACCCACACACGGGCGCCAGCCGGCTCAAGAAACTCGGCGAACTGGAGGACGTTTCGGACTTGCTTGTGAAAGGCCCGCTCGGGCATCTGATGACGTCCGGAGCGATCGAGCGGTTTGTCAAGCAACCCGTCGATCGCGAAGCAAAGCGACGGCAGGGCCAGGAGTGGATCGAGCGGATGCGGAGTATCGGCGGGGCCGCTTCGTGA
- a CDS encoding alcohol dehydrogenase, which translates to MNHGYDPDHQPPASHQPPASHQPPASTDAWRPLRTWIPLVLVPLMGFMRFVPGLVPNGPSMIWMASAFGPFLIGLLVMVWWLAASRARWFERLLGVAGLVGAIVVEQAICHPSMRGPLPIVLTIPMAIAAFAIGTMLFGHTLSIRRTWLALGLAVLATAYSALVRTDGVWGDFSFGFDWRWKPTAEQLADDDFRRAEKLAVPAEVDSQALLAALEAAPWPHFRGPQGNGAQTGLRFSDDWTAHPPREVWRNRIGPAWSSFAIGADRLFTQEQRLEDEVVSCYDAKTGQPIWSFATPSRFFESLGGLGPRSTPTLADGSVYALGAEGILVRLNAVDGTLVWKADLKAAAGRSEPPMWGFSGSPCVENGFVVVHAGGKGDKGIIALAVEDGQVAWTAPAGEMSYSSVQKITLLDREYLCLLSNSGAHFLDPATGKTVYDYPFAHQGYRACQAQVIGGDKLLIPAGMGTGTRLVAFSATENGLEGKELWTSLDLKPDYNDILVHDGAIYGFDNAIFACIGLEDGKRKWKGGRYAKGQALLLADSGLIVVVSEKGELVLVRATPEKHEELGKIEALGDKTWNHPVVVGDRLYVRNAEEVVCYELTTAG; encoded by the coding sequence ATGAACCACGGCTACGACCCTGACCACCAGCCGCCAGCGAGCCACCAGCCGCCAGCGAGCCACCAGCCGCCAGCGAGCACCGACGCGTGGCGCCCCCTGCGGACGTGGATCCCGCTTGTGCTTGTGCCGCTGATGGGGTTCATGCGGTTCGTGCCGGGGCTCGTCCCCAACGGGCCGTCGATGATCTGGATGGCAAGCGCCTTCGGGCCGTTTTTGATCGGCTTGCTCGTGATGGTGTGGTGGCTCGCGGCCAGCCGGGCACGCTGGTTCGAGCGGCTCCTCGGCGTCGCGGGCCTCGTCGGCGCGATCGTGGTCGAGCAGGCGATCTGCCATCCGTCGATGCGCGGGCCGCTGCCGATCGTGCTCACGATCCCGATGGCGATCGCGGCGTTCGCGATCGGCACGATGCTCTTCGGGCACACGCTGTCGATCCGGCGGACGTGGCTCGCCCTCGGCTTGGCCGTGCTCGCCACCGCCTACTCGGCCCTCGTCCGCACCGACGGCGTGTGGGGCGATTTTTCGTTCGGGTTCGACTGGCGCTGGAAGCCGACCGCCGAGCAACTGGCCGATGACGATTTTCGCCGCGCGGAGAAGCTCGCGGTCCCCGCCGAGGTCGACAGCCAGGCGCTCCTGGCGGCACTCGAAGCGGCCCCCTGGCCCCATTTCCGCGGACCGCAGGGCAATGGCGCCCAGACCGGCCTGCGCTTCAGCGACGATTGGACGGCCCACCCGCCGCGCGAGGTGTGGCGCAACCGGATCGGTCCGGCGTGGAGCTCGTTTGCGATCGGCGCCGACCGGCTCTTCACCCAGGAGCAACGCCTCGAGGACGAGGTGGTGTCGTGCTACGACGCGAAGACCGGCCAGCCGATCTGGTCGTTCGCCACCCCGTCGCGGTTTTTCGAGTCGCTCGGCGGGCTCGGGCCGCGCAGCACGCCGACGCTCGCCGATGGCTCGGTCTACGCCCTCGGGGCAGAGGGGATCCTCGTGCGGTTGAACGCCGTCGACGGGACGCTGGTGTGGAAAGCCGATCTCAAGGCGGCGGCGGGACGGAGCGAGCCGCCGATGTGGGGCTTTTCCGGTTCGCCGTGTGTCGAAAACGGCTTCGTCGTCGTCCATGCCGGGGGCAAGGGCGACAAGGGGATCATCGCGCTGGCCGTCGAGGATGGCCAGGTGGCGTGGACGGCGCCGGCCGGCGAGATGTCGTACAGCTCGGTGCAGAAGATCACGCTTCTAGACCGGGAGTATCTCTGCCTGCTGTCAAACTCCGGTGCGCACTTCCTCGATCCGGCGACGGGCAAGACCGTCTACGACTATCCGTTCGCACACCAAGGCTATCGGGCGTGCCAGGCGCAGGTGATCGGCGGCGACAAGCTGCTCATCCCGGCGGGGATGGGCACCGGCACGCGGCTGGTGGCGTTTTCCGCCACTGAAAACGGCCTCGAGGGGAAGGAGCTGTGGACGTCGCTCGACCTCAAGCCCGACTACAACGACATCCTCGTCCACGACGGCGCCATCTATGGCTTCGACAACGCGATCTTCGCCTGCATCGGTCTCGAGGATGGCAAGCGCAAGTGGAAGGGAGGCCGGTATGCCAAGGGGCAGGCGCTCTTGCTCGCCGACTCGGGGCTGATCGTGGTGGTGAGCGAAAAGGGGGAGCTGGTGCTCGTGCGGGCGACCCCCGAGAAGCACGAGGAGCTCGGGAAGATCGAGGCCCTCGGCGACAAGACGTGGAATCATCCGGTCGTGGTCGGCGACCGGCTGTATGTCCGCAACGCCGAGGAGGTCGTGTGCTACGAACTGACGACGGCGGGCTGA
- a CDS encoding DUF429 domain-containing protein: MALVFGRTRSSRAPLVVDPACGGGETVMGLEPISNAAQGCLVQAAGTAPEDADRGFARLALPAGAGPFVAVGLDPTAGRFAPGGMQSGDKPMPSYAIRWDGQGFRPAPEALAWSRTNADFWAHVDRTAAVVLAIDGPCGLHPDGPRWDAQRAAWDPGGAALRGAERSVAAAGIHLFWSSRDTVLHFDGASRWIARSLTLFAESRQRTVPITAIETHPHGAFVKLWRVLGGTGLPPRKTTPAGRRARWRILRSFIEGLSDGPPASHDEIDAACAALVAGLHRLGLTVAYGTPADGGEIWLPDGERLARVSG, from the coding sequence GCCTGCGGTGGCGGTGAGACCGTCATGGGGCTGGAACCGATTTCCAACGCAGCCCAAGGCTGTCTCGTGCAGGCCGCAGGCACGGCGCCCGAAGACGCTGATCGAGGTTTTGCCCGCCTCGCGCTTCCCGCAGGCGCGGGCCCGTTCGTGGCCGTCGGGCTCGACCCGACCGCCGGGAGGTTCGCACCCGGCGGGATGCAGTCCGGCGACAAACCGATGCCCTCGTACGCCATCCGGTGGGATGGCCAGGGATTCCGTCCGGCGCCAGAGGCGCTGGCGTGGAGTCGGACCAACGCCGACTTCTGGGCCCACGTCGATCGCACCGCTGCGGTCGTACTCGCGATCGACGGTCCCTGTGGGCTCCACCCCGACGGGCCGCGGTGGGATGCCCAGCGCGCGGCGTGGGATCCCGGTGGTGCCGCGCTCCGCGGCGCCGAGCGATCGGTCGCCGCCGCCGGGATCCACCTCTTCTGGAGCTCGCGCGACACGGTCCTGCACTTCGACGGGGCCAGCCGGTGGATCGCCCGATCGCTGACGCTGTTTGCCGAGAGTCGGCAGCGGACCGTGCCGATCACCGCGATCGAGACGCACCCCCACGGAGCGTTCGTGAAGCTGTGGCGAGTGCTCGGAGGAACGGGGCTCCCGCCGCGAAAGACCACGCCGGCCGGGCGCCGCGCGCGGTGGAGGATCCTGCGCTCGTTCATCGAGGGGCTGTCCGACGGGCCCCCCGCCAGCCACGACGAGATCGACGCCGCCTGTGCCGCCCTCGTCGCCGGCCTTCACCGGCTCGGGCTCACGGTGGCCTACGGCACACCCGCCGACGGCGGTGAGATCTGGCTGCCCGACGGGGAGCGGCTGGCGCGGGTGAGCGGCTGA